A region from the Rosa rugosa chromosome 6, drRosRugo1.1, whole genome shotgun sequence genome encodes:
- the LOC133716358 gene encoding uncharacterized protein LOC133716358 — protein MQHTIPHKLIFTNLIRFHILQIQHISSPSLISMKRLLAKFRKSRDEDLEELCTTNALVVPAVAEAEASSGSGRRGSQPGRAPNEERFRESRGKNMMKYYFVERPVFSEEVFRTRYRMSHNVFNRISSDLCRYDPYFVQKSDAAGKVGLLPQQKLTCSLRMLAYGAGADQCAEYCRMATTTSIAALKRFTRGIVFLYSAEYLRAPNPADLRRLLAKAERRGFPGMIGSIDCMHWQWKNCPTGWAGEYSGRKRVPTIILEAVASYDTWIWHAFFGMPGSCNDLNVLAKSPLFDELTAGRAPQIQFQVNNRIHNLGYYLADGIYPQWATFVKSIPRPTRPKDLKFSQAQEGYRKDVERCFGILQTRFSIVRGAARGWDTEDLRYIMLTCIILHNMIIEDERPDDSDEDLESDEEEDNNMRPRFGKGRLVMTSILLVEMVITSTDSWIDTMPLEVQTVTQTFKKI, from the coding sequence ATGCAGCACACCATTCCTCACAAGCTGATATTCACAAATCTCATTCGTTTTCATATTCTCCAGATCCAACACATTTCCTCTCCTTCCCTCATTTCAATGAAGAGATTGTTGGCTAAGTTTCGAAAATCTCGAGATGAAGATCTTGAAGAGCTGTGTACGACTAATGCTCTTGTGGTACCAGCAGTCGCTGAAGCTGAAGCTTCCTCCGGATCAGGACGACGAGGTTCTCAACCGGGGCGTGCACCGAATGAGGAGCGATTTAGGGAATCAAGAGGGAAAAACATGATGAAATATTACTTTGTGGAGCGTCCAGTTTTCAGTGAAGAGGTATTCCGGACAAGGTACAGGATGAGTCACAATGTGTTCAACCGCATCTCCAGTGACCTTTGTCGCTATGACCCGTACTTTGTCCAGAAATCAGATGCTGCAGGCAAAGTCGGACTACTTCCCCAGCAGAAGCTGACATGTTCCTTAAGAATGCTTGCTTATGGTGCCGGGGCAGATCAATGTGCTGAGTATTGTCGGATGGCGACAACTACCTCCATTGCGGCTCTGAAACGATTTACAAGAGGAATCGTTTTTCTCTACTCGGCAGAATACCTCCGAGCTCCTAATCCGGCCGACCTCAGAAGACTTCTCGCCAAAGCTGAGAGAAGAGGCTTTCCTGGGATGATTGGAAGCATCGACTGCATGCACTGGCAATGGAAGAATTGCCCAACAGGTTGGGCTGGAGAATACAGCGGTCGAAAACGTGTGCCCACTATCATCCTCGAAGCAGTCGCTTCTTATGACACATGGATATGGCATGCCTTCTTTGGAATGCCTGGATCATGCAACGACCTCAACGTGCTTGCTAAGTCCCCGTTGTTTGACGAGCTGACTGCTGGTCGAGCCCCTCAAATCCAATTTCAGGTGAATAACAGGATTCACAATTTAGGCTACTATCTCGCTGATGGTATCTATCCGCAATGGGCAACTTTTGTGAAATCAATTCCAAGGCCTACACGGCCCAAGGATCTGAAGTTTTCCCAGGCTCAAGAGGGGTACAGGAAGGATGTGGAGAGATGTTTCGGCATTTTACAGACCCGCTTTAGTATTGTTAGAGGAGCGGCTCGTGGCTGGGACACAGAAGACCTTCGATACATCATGCTGACTTGTATCATATTACACAACATGATAATAGAAGATGAAAGACCAGATGACAGCGATGAGGATTTGGAGTccgatgaagaagaggataacAATATGAGGCCCAGGTTTGGGAAGGGCCGACTGGTGATGACTTCGATCCTGTTGGTAGAGATGGTCATTACTTCAACGGATTCATGGATCGATACGATGCCATTAGAAGTGCAAACAGTCACTCAAaccttcaagaagatctga